In Actinomyces weissii, a genomic segment contains:
- a CDS encoding MarC family protein produces MSQFFDVALFATTFTTLLVIQDPLGAVPIFLSLTGNQTYQQRKSSAFQATLVSFAVVLAFAVFGRYILRFLGISVPALQVSGGLLLLLVAVELLTGKIDEAPSPESLKSNAALVPLGTPLLAGPGAIVAAMVAVESAASPLSGWMAVTTAIVGTHIAIFLALRSSLTLHRVLGDSAIQVLTRILGLLLAAIATEMMASGVFGFVEMNLGV; encoded by the coding sequence GTGAGCCAGTTCTTTGACGTGGCGCTGTTCGCCACCACCTTCACCACCCTCCTGGTGATCCAGGACCCGCTGGGTGCCGTGCCGATCTTCCTGTCGCTCACCGGCAACCAGACCTACCAGCAGCGCAAGAGCTCCGCCTTCCAGGCCACCCTGGTGTCCTTCGCCGTGGTCCTGGCATTCGCGGTCTTCGGCCGCTACATCCTGCGCTTCCTGGGGATCTCCGTACCTGCCCTGCAGGTCTCCGGCGGGCTGCTCCTGCTGCTGGTGGCCGTGGAGCTGCTCACGGGCAAGATCGACGAGGCCCCCAGCCCCGAGAGCCTCAAGTCGAACGCGGCGCTGGTCCCCCTGGGGACACCCCTGCTGGCCGGGCCAGGGGCGATCGTCGCCGCGATGGTCGCCGTCGAGTCGGCTGCCAGCCCCCTGTCCGGCTGGATGGCGGTGACGACGGCGATCGTGGGCACCCACATAGCGATCTTCCTGGCACTGCGCTCCTCCTTGACGCTGCACCGGGTCCTGGGGGACTCCGCCATCCAGGTGCTCACCCGCATCCTGGGCCTGCTGCTGGCGGCGATCGCCACCGAGATGATGGCCTCCGGCGTGTTCGGCTTCGTGGAGATGAACCTGGGGGTCTGA
- a CDS encoding inorganic phosphate transporter translates to MPDGMRSNEAGAESQNGSATAASSKTLSPEATAERLAVAKGALKPDPDPVEEETPAVAEDNGVEDSPQARRFLGPDRNWHLVFGAILLGAVVWFTGWALGYVGSTGDHIILFTTVLVGVFMAFNIGGNDVANSFGTSVGAGTLSMKQALLVAAVFEVSGAVLAGGSVTETVRSGIVDLTQVGLMPRDFVFIMMSALLGAAVWLLVATRMGWPVSTTHAIVGGIVGAAVTLGLVTGTGGFEMVQWGEIGKIAASWVISPVLGAAVAYFLFFQIKKHILIYGEEADARMRAIRAERIEHRDRHRASFERLTEIQQLAYTNKMTRDAAAMSLPDFVEDELESEYFKELLKIERKADKVQSHKALETWVPLLAALGAVILTSMLLFKGLKNVALGLDLFQDFLVMGMIGAAVWFSIFIFARSMKKKSLSKATFTLFSWMQVFTASAFAFSHGSNDIANAVGPFAAILDVLKTDAVSEEAAVPAAVTIACGAALISGLWFIGRNVIKTVGSGLTKMHPASGFAAELSAASVVMGASVFGLPVSSTHILIGAVLGVGMVNKAANWRLMRPIGLAWIITLPAAAGIGASGFLILRALLG, encoded by the coding sequence GTGCCTGACGGCATGCGCTCCAACGAGGCCGGTGCGGAGAGCCAGAACGGCTCCGCCACCGCTGCCTCCAGCAAGACCCTCTCCCCGGAGGCCACCGCCGAGCGGCTGGCCGTCGCCAAGGGGGCCCTCAAGCCAGACCCCGACCCCGTGGAGGAGGAGACCCCCGCCGTCGCCGAGGACAACGGCGTCGAGGACTCCCCGCAGGCCAGGCGCTTCCTGGGGCCCGACCGCAACTGGCACCTGGTCTTCGGGGCGATCCTGCTGGGCGCGGTCGTGTGGTTCACCGGCTGGGCCCTGGGATACGTCGGCTCCACCGGAGACCACATCATCCTGTTCACCACAGTGCTGGTGGGCGTGTTCATGGCCTTCAACATCGGGGGCAACGACGTCGCCAACTCCTTCGGCACCTCCGTGGGCGCAGGCACCCTGTCCATGAAGCAGGCGCTGCTGGTGGCCGCCGTCTTTGAGGTCTCCGGCGCCGTGCTGGCAGGCGGCTCAGTAACCGAGACCGTGCGCAGCGGCATCGTGGACCTGACCCAGGTGGGGCTGATGCCCCGCGACTTCGTGTTCATCATGATGTCCGCGCTGCTGGGGGCCGCCGTCTGGCTGCTGGTGGCCACCAGGATGGGCTGGCCCGTGTCCACCACCCACGCCATCGTCGGCGGGATCGTGGGGGCGGCCGTTACCCTGGGCCTGGTCACCGGCACCGGCGGCTTCGAGATGGTCCAGTGGGGGGAGATCGGCAAGATCGCGGCCTCCTGGGTCATCTCCCCGGTACTGGGGGCGGCCGTGGCCTACTTCCTGTTCTTCCAGATCAAGAAGCACATCCTCATCTACGGCGAGGAGGCCGACGCCCGCATGCGCGCCATCCGCGCCGAGCGGATCGAGCACCGTGACCGCCACCGTGCCTCCTTCGAGCGCCTCACCGAGATCCAGCAGCTGGCCTACACCAACAAGATGACGCGCGACGCCGCGGCCATGAGCCTGCCGGACTTCGTGGAGGACGAGCTGGAGTCGGAGTACTTCAAGGAGCTGCTCAAGATCGAGCGCAAGGCCGACAAGGTCCAGTCACACAAGGCCCTGGAGACCTGGGTGCCGCTGCTGGCCGCCCTGGGCGCCGTCATCCTGACCTCCATGCTGCTGTTCAAGGGGCTCAAGAACGTGGCCCTGGGCCTGGACCTGTTCCAGGACTTCCTGGTCATGGGCATGATCGGGGCGGCGGTGTGGTTCTCCATCTTCATCTTCGCCCGTTCCATGAAGAAGAAGAGCCTGTCCAAGGCCACCTTCACCCTCTTCTCCTGGATGCAGGTCTTTACCGCCTCCGCCTTCGCCTTCTCCCACGGCTCCAACGACATCGCCAACGCGGTGGGGCCCTTTGCGGCGATCCTCGACGTGCTCAAGACCGACGCCGTCTCCGAGGAGGCTGCGGTGCCGGCGGCGGTGACTATCGCCTGCGGGGCGGCGCTGATCTCCGGGCTGTGGTTCATCGGGCGCAACGTCATCAAGACGGTGGGCTCCGGGCTGACCAAGATGCACCCGGCCTCCGGCTTTGCCGCTGAGCTCTCCGCGGCCTCGGTGGTGATGGGGGCCTCCGTGTTCGGTCTGCCGGTGTCCTCCACCCACATCCTCATCGGGGCGGTGCTGGGGGTCGGCATGGTCAACAAGGCCGCTAACTGGCGTCTGATGCGGCCCATCGGCCTGGCCTGGATCATCACCCTGCCCGCGGCTGCGGGCATCGGGGCCAGCGGCTTCCTGATCCTGCGCGCCCTGCTCGGCTGA
- a CDS encoding DEAD/DEAH box helicase: protein MTKHSASAPTPEETLTPATASTPATPASAATPAAPATAPSAPSAPSAPSAPEADTPASSGIIETASAHAPVLDEATPDITDEGGAEDLTRKTFAQYGVEPEICAALAAKGITHPFPIQALTLPVALGGQDIIGQAKTGTGKTLGFGLPLLMDTLGPGEEGWDEDPASGSPQALVVLPTRELAKQVAEELAMAAAKRTVRIVQVYGGRAYEPQIEALEKGAEVVVGTPGRLIDLMDRGVLNLDHVTTVVLDEADEMLDLGFLPDVEKILARTRPDRQTMLFSATMPGAVVSLARRYMTKPTHIRAQDPGDESMTVQTVQQVVYRTHALNKIEVVSRILQAEGRGRTIIFARTKRTAARVAEDLGARGFATGALHGDLGQGAREQALRAFRNGKVDVLVATDVAARGIDVDDVTHVINYQCPEDEKIYVHRIGRTGRAGSSGTAVTFVDWDDTPRWRLIAKALGLPVEEPVETYHTSAHLFADLSIPEGVTGSLPKEKRVLAGLAAEEIEDLGETGKHGGRGRQGRGRGRQERGRGRSEQSGRGGRRGRDGQGEGSGRGGRGKDRQAQGEGGGAASKAGGLKERASRQDGEPRRPRKRKRTRAGKPVDGSQSAGTQD, encoded by the coding sequence TTGACCAAGCACAGCGCCTCCGCCCCGACGCCGGAGGAGACCCTCACCCCAGCCACCGCCAGCACCCCGGCTACCCCGGCTAGCGCAGCCACCCCGGCTGCCCCAGCCACTGCGCCCAGCGCACCCAGCGCCCCCTCCGCACCCAGCGCCCCTGAGGCAGACACCCCGGCCAGCTCGGGCATCATCGAGACCGCCTCCGCCCACGCCCCCGTGCTGGACGAGGCCACCCCCGACATCACCGACGAAGGCGGCGCCGAGGACCTCACCCGCAAGACCTTCGCCCAGTACGGCGTGGAGCCCGAGATCTGCGCGGCCCTGGCCGCCAAGGGCATCACCCACCCCTTCCCCATCCAGGCCCTGACCCTCCCCGTGGCCCTGGGCGGGCAGGACATCATCGGCCAGGCCAAGACCGGCACCGGCAAGACCCTGGGCTTCGGCCTGCCCCTGCTCATGGACACCCTGGGGCCCGGCGAGGAGGGCTGGGACGAGGACCCCGCCTCCGGCTCCCCCCAGGCCCTGGTGGTGCTGCCCACCCGTGAGCTCGCCAAGCAGGTCGCCGAGGAGCTGGCCATGGCCGCCGCCAAGCGCACCGTGCGCATCGTGCAGGTCTATGGCGGACGCGCCTACGAGCCACAGATCGAGGCCCTGGAGAAGGGGGCCGAGGTCGTCGTCGGCACCCCTGGGCGGCTGATCGACCTGATGGACCGCGGCGTGCTGAACCTGGACCACGTGACCACCGTGGTGCTGGACGAGGCCGACGAGATGCTGGACCTGGGCTTCCTGCCGGACGTGGAGAAGATCCTGGCCCGCACCCGCCCTGACCGCCAGACCATGCTGTTCTCCGCCACCATGCCCGGCGCCGTCGTCTCCCTGGCGCGCCGCTACATGACCAAGCCCACCCACATCCGCGCCCAGGACCCCGGCGACGAGTCCATGACCGTCCAGACGGTCCAGCAGGTCGTCTACCGCACCCACGCACTGAACAAGATTGAGGTGGTCTCCCGGATCCTGCAGGCCGAGGGCCGGGGACGCACCATCATCTTTGCCCGCACCAAGCGCACTGCCGCCCGGGTGGCCGAGGACCTGGGGGCCCGCGGCTTCGCCACCGGCGCCCTGCACGGGGACCTGGGCCAGGGGGCGCGCGAGCAGGCCCTGCGCGCCTTCCGCAACGGCAAGGTGGACGTGCTGGTGGCCACCGACGTCGCCGCCCGCGGCATCGACGTGGACGACGTCACCCACGTCATCAACTACCAGTGCCCGGAGGACGAGAAGATCTACGTCCACCGGATCGGGCGCACGGGCCGGGCCGGGAGCTCCGGTACCGCAGTGACCTTCGTGGACTGGGATGACACCCCCCGCTGGCGGCTGATCGCCAAGGCCCTGGGCCTGCCGGTGGAGGAGCCGGTGGAGACATACCACACCAGCGCGCACCTGTTCGCGGACCTGAGCATCCCAGAGGGGGTCACCGGCAGCCTCCCCAAGGAGAAGCGGGTCCTGGCCGGGCTGGCGGCGGAGGAGATCGAGGACCTGGGCGAGACCGGCAAGCACGGTGGCCGGGGGCGTCAGGGGCGTGGCCGGGGCCGTCAAGAGCGTGGCCGGGGCCGGTCGGAGCAGAGCGGTCGCGGCGGCAGGCGTGGCCGGGATGGCCAGGGCGAGGGCTCGGGCCGAGGCGGTCGAGGCAAGGACCGCCAGGCGCAGGGCGAGGGCGGTGGAGCCGCCTCCAAGGCTGGCGGGCTCAAGGAACGGGCCTCCAGGCAGGACGGCGAGCCGCGGCGTCCCCGTAAGCGCAAGCGCACCCGGGCGGGCAAGCCGGTGGACGGCAGCCAGTCAGCAGGCACCCAAGACTGA
- a CDS encoding ferritin-like fold-containing protein yields the protein MSEPTPESRAGAASTSSTPSSPATVSAVVGVVAYSRTVACTRYAKDADKAPTMAARVSLMRMSAAAVAGYDRVAEAAAAQGVDAAVQTQRFVGSLGDFDERLRPADWPERMVKTYLAFGLLIDFCMALADGLPEPLRGSLLDELADEHLGALASRELVPAIDADDQLAARLGLWGRRVVGEEMGLLVRMLGQHPELASGAASAEVLHQVLSQGAVNRMQGLGLRG from the coding sequence ATGAGCGAGCCCACCCCTGAGTCCCGCGCCGGTGCCGCCAGTACCTCCAGCACACCCAGCAGCCCGGCTACCGTCAGCGCCGTGGTCGGGGTGGTGGCCTACTCCCGCACCGTGGCCTGCACCCGCTACGCCAAGGACGCGGACAAGGCCCCCACCATGGCCGCCCGGGTGTCCCTGATGCGCATGAGCGCCGCAGCGGTCGCCGGGTACGACCGGGTGGCGGAGGCCGCCGCCGCCCAGGGGGTGGACGCCGCCGTCCAGACACAGCGCTTCGTGGGCTCCTTGGGGGACTTCGACGAGCGGCTGCGCCCGGCGGACTGGCCGGAGCGCATGGTCAAGACCTACCTGGCCTTCGGGCTGCTCATCGACTTCTGCATGGCCCTGGCTGACGGCCTGCCGGAGCCGCTGCGGGGCTCCCTGTTGGACGAGCTCGCTGACGAGCACCTGGGGGCGCTGGCCTCCCGCGAGCTGGTGCCCGCCATCGACGCCGACGACCAGCTCGCTGCCCGCCTGGGACTGTGGGGGCGGCGCGTCGTCGGTGAGGAGATGGGCCTGCTGGTGCGCATGCTGGGCCAGCACCCGGAGCTGGCCAGTGGAGCAGCCAGCGCCGAGGTACTGCACCAGGTCCTCTCCCAAGGGGCGGTCAACCGGATGCAGGGGCTGGGCCTGCGCGGCTGA
- a CDS encoding MmcQ/YjbR family DNA-binding protein: MDGEQLYQCAHEVAQGLPGSGLEQPFGPRWDVYKVRGKIFALLTSSTGPQMLNVKVDPPDGVALRRQYPFIAPGYHMSKRHWVTVTPGEGLETALVEELVTTSYLLVVEGLPRAVRPVDPQRYAVAAGLAG, from the coding sequence GTGGACGGTGAGCAGCTGTACCAGTGCGCGCACGAGGTGGCCCAGGGGCTGCCTGGCTCCGGCCTGGAGCAGCCCTTCGGGCCCCGCTGGGACGTGTACAAGGTGCGCGGCAAGATATTCGCGCTGCTCACCAGCTCCACCGGCCCTCAGATGCTCAACGTGAAGGTGGACCCGCCCGACGGCGTGGCCCTGCGCCGTCAGTACCCCTTCATCGCCCCTGGCTACCACATGAGCAAGCGGCACTGGGTGACCGTGACCCCGGGGGAGGGGCTGGAGACGGCGCTGGTGGAGGAGCTGGTGACCACCTCCTACCTGCTGGTGGTGGAGGGCCTGCCGCGGGCGGTGCGGCCGGTGGACCCGCAGCGCTACGCCGTCGCCGCCGGGCTGGCCGGATGA
- the fumC gene encoding class II fumarate hydratase, with protein sequence MADKSTSATTRTESDSMGTVEVASDRYWGAQTQRSLTNFDIGRPTFVLTSPLIKALGILKKSAALANAELGELPQDIARLIAQAGDEVISGKLDEHFPLVVFQTGSGTQSNMNSNEVISNRAIELAGGEMGSKTPVHPNDHVNRGQSSNDTFPTAMHIAVVNELQVMYPRVMQLRDTLDKKAQEYQDVVMVGRTHLQDATPITLGQVFSGWVAQIDFALDGIRYADSRARELAIGGTAVGTGLNAHPRFGELAAQKISEETGIEFKQADNLFAALGAHDALVLVSGALRVLADALMKIANDVRWYASGPRNGIGELLIPENEPGSSIMPGKVNPTQCEAMTMVAVKVFGNDATVGFAGSQGNFQLNVFKPVMAWCVLESIKLLGDACVSFDENCAYGIEPNLEKIAANLGTNLMQVTALNRHIGYDKASKIAKNAHHKGLSLRESALELGFVTEAEFDKWVVPMDMTHPSAAED encoded by the coding sequence ATGGCTGACAAGAGCACCAGCGCGACGACGCGCACCGAGTCCGACTCCATGGGCACCGTCGAGGTTGCCTCCGACCGTTACTGGGGCGCCCAGACCCAGCGCTCCCTTACAAACTTTGACATTGGCCGCCCGACCTTCGTGCTGACCTCCCCCCTGATCAAGGCCCTGGGCATCCTCAAGAAGTCTGCCGCCCTGGCCAACGCCGAGCTGGGCGAGCTGCCCCAGGACATCGCCAGGCTGATCGCCCAGGCCGGTGACGAGGTCATCTCCGGCAAGCTGGACGAGCACTTCCCCCTGGTGGTGTTCCAGACCGGCTCCGGCACCCAGTCCAACATGAACTCCAACGAGGTCATCTCCAACCGGGCCATCGAGCTGGCGGGCGGGGAGATGGGCTCCAAGACCCCGGTGCACCCCAACGACCACGTCAACCGGGGCCAGTCCTCCAACGACACCTTCCCCACGGCCATGCACATCGCCGTCGTCAACGAGCTGCAGGTCATGTACCCGCGGGTCATGCAGCTGCGCGACACCCTGGACAAGAAGGCCCAGGAGTACCAGGACGTGGTCATGGTGGGGCGCACCCACCTGCAGGACGCCACCCCCATCACCCTGGGGCAGGTCTTCTCCGGCTGGGTCGCCCAGATCGACTTCGCCCTGGACGGCATCCGCTACGCCGACTCCCGCGCCCGGGAGCTGGCCATCGGCGGCACCGCCGTGGGCACCGGCCTGAACGCGCACCCCAGGTTCGGTGAGCTGGCCGCCCAGAAGATCAGCGAGGAGACCGGTATCGAGTTCAAGCAGGCCGACAACCTCTTCGCGGCGCTGGGCGCTCACGACGCCCTGGTGCTGGTCTCCGGCGCCCTGCGGGTGCTGGCCGACGCCCTGATGAAGATCGCCAACGACGTGCGCTGGTACGCCTCCGGGCCGCGCAACGGCATCGGCGAGCTGCTGATCCCCGAGAACGAGCCGGGCAGCTCGATCATGCCGGGCAAGGTCAACCCCACCCAGTGCGAGGCCATGACCATGGTGGCCGTGAAGGTCTTCGGCAACGACGCCACCGTGGGCTTCGCGGGCTCCCAGGGCAACTTCCAGCTCAACGTGTTCAAGCCCGTGATGGCCTGGTGCGTGCTGGAGTCCATCAAGCTGCTGGGTGACGCCTGCGTGTCCTTCGACGAGAACTGCGCCTACGGGATCGAGCCTAACCTGGAGAAGATCGCCGCCAACCTGGGCACCAACCTGATGCAGGTGACGGCCCTGAACCGGCACATCGGCTACGACAAGGCCTCCAAGATCGCCAAGAACGCCCACCACAAGGGCCTGTCGCTGCGGGAGTCGGCCCTGGAGCTGGGCTTCGTCACGGAGGCGGAGTTCGACAAGTGGGTGGTTCCCATGGACATGACCCACCCCAGCGCCGCTGAGGACTGA
- a CDS encoding NAD(P)-dependent alcohol dehydrogenase, whose amino-acid sequence MPEVLAYACDDATTQFHRTTVRLREPGPKEVYLEVRYAGICHSDIHKARGEWGPAKYPLTPGHEIVGVVTKVGAEVTRHKVGDKVGVGCMVGSCGQCEYCQADQEQFCTGTPGGLQRTLWTYGDDAEGNPTAGGYAQGFTVPEHFACRVPDEIPFEAAAPLLCAGITTYSPLKRFGAGPGRKVAVVGMGGLGHMAVQIGAAMGAEVSVISHGRSKEADALRFGAKSFHATSEPGTLEALRGTFDVILCTVGADDLDYAGLLNTLRPFGCFVDVGLPEAPTTLHLATLVQGSKSLAGSQIGGIAETQEMLEFCAAHGIAPQVEIISGEQITQAYDRVVGSQVRYRYVIDTSTF is encoded by the coding sequence ATGCCCGAGGTCCTGGCCTACGCCTGTGACGACGCCACCACCCAGTTCCACCGCACCACCGTCAGGCTGCGGGAGCCCGGCCCCAAGGAGGTCTACCTCGAGGTCAGGTACGCCGGGATCTGCCACTCCGACATCCACAAGGCCCGAGGCGAGTGGGGCCCCGCCAAGTACCCGCTGACCCCCGGCCACGAGATCGTCGGGGTGGTCACCAAGGTGGGCGCCGAGGTCACCAGGCACAAGGTGGGCGACAAGGTCGGTGTCGGCTGCATGGTGGGCTCCTGCGGCCAGTGCGAGTACTGCCAGGCCGACCAGGAGCAGTTCTGCACCGGCACCCCCGGCGGCCTGCAGCGCACCCTGTGGACCTACGGCGACGACGCCGAGGGCAACCCCACCGCAGGCGGCTACGCCCAGGGCTTCACCGTGCCCGAGCACTTCGCCTGCCGGGTCCCCGACGAGATCCCCTTCGAGGCCGCCGCCCCGCTGCTGTGCGCGGGCATCACCACCTACTCTCCCCTAAAGCGTTTCGGGGCCGGGCCGGGCCGCAAGGTGGCCGTCGTCGGCATGGGCGGGCTGGGGCACATGGCGGTGCAGATCGGCGCGGCCATGGGGGCGGAGGTCTCCGTGATCTCCCACGGGCGCTCCAAGGAGGCCGACGCGCTGCGCTTCGGGGCCAAGAGCTTCCACGCCACCAGCGAGCCGGGGACGCTGGAGGCGCTGCGCGGCACCTTTGACGTGATCCTGTGCACGGTCGGCGCCGACGACCTGGACTACGCCGGGCTGCTGAACACCCTGCGGCCCTTCGGCTGCTTCGTTGACGTGGGGCTGCCCGAGGCCCCTACCACCCTGCACCTGGCCACCCTGGTCCAGGGCTCCAAGTCGCTGGCGGGATCACAGATCGGGGGGATCGCCGAGACCCAGGAGATGCTGGAGTTCTGCGCCGCCCACGGGATCGCGCCCCAGGTGGAGATCATCAGCGGCGAGCAGATCACCCAGGCCTATGACCGGGTGGTGGGCTCCCAGGTCCGCTACCGCTACGTGATCGACACCTCCACCTTCTGA
- the aspA gene encoding aspartate ammonia-lyase: MTTRTEEDLLGQREVPDDKYYGIHTLRALENFQVSKGTMNDEPELIKAMVQVKKATALTNKELRTLPGDIADAICAACDEILLRGRCLDQFPTDSFQGGAGTSINMNTNEVVANLALELLGLPKGRYDVINPNDHVNKSQSTNDAYPTGFRLALYTLSQDFLRAIEDLARSLRAKGKEFESVLKMGRTQLQDAVPMTLGQTFDAYAENMTEELERVSVAAGLLLEVNLGGTAIGTGLNTPPNFPTVAARYLAEVSGYPVVPARNLLESSYDNGAYIALHSTVKRTAAKVSKICNDLRLMSSGPRAGLNEINLPQMQAGSSIMPAKVNPVIPEVVNQICFKVFGNDVAVCFAAEAGQLELNVMEPALSQSMFESLHLLTRGLDILRTRCVDGITANVEVCRDEVLRSIGIVTYLNDVIGHHLGDVIGKECARSGRSVREVALEMGVLGEEELDRILSTENLIHPRYHGRIYAEGERGLPEGVTLRRGE, from the coding sequence GTGACCACACGGACCGAGGAAGACCTGCTGGGCCAGCGTGAGGTCCCAGACGACAAGTACTACGGGATCCACACCCTGCGGGCCCTGGAGAACTTCCAGGTCTCCAAGGGCACCATGAACGACGAGCCCGAGCTCATCAAGGCCATGGTCCAGGTCAAGAAGGCCACCGCCCTGACCAACAAGGAGCTGCGCACCCTCCCCGGAGACATCGCCGACGCCATCTGCGCCGCCTGTGACGAGATCCTGCTGCGGGGCCGCTGCCTGGACCAGTTCCCCACCGACTCCTTCCAGGGCGGGGCGGGCACCTCCATCAACATGAACACCAACGAGGTGGTCGCCAACCTGGCCCTGGAGCTGCTGGGCCTGCCCAAGGGACGCTACGACGTCATCAACCCCAACGACCACGTGAACAAGTCCCAGTCCACCAACGACGCCTACCCCACCGGCTTCCGCCTGGCCCTCTACACCCTGTCCCAGGACTTCCTGCGCGCCATCGAGGACCTCGCACGCAGCCTGCGGGCCAAGGGCAAGGAGTTCGAGTCGGTCCTGAAGATGGGCCGCACCCAGCTGCAGGACGCGGTCCCCATGACCCTGGGGCAGACCTTTGACGCCTACGCGGAGAACATGACGGAGGAGCTGGAGCGCGTCTCCGTGGCCGCGGGCCTGCTCCTGGAGGTGAACCTGGGGGGCACCGCGATCGGCACCGGCCTGAACACGCCCCCGAACTTCCCGACCGTGGCGGCCCGCTACCTGGCGGAGGTCAGCGGCTACCCGGTGGTGCCCGCACGCAACCTGCTCGAGTCCAGCTATGACAACGGGGCCTATATAGCGCTGCACTCCACCGTGAAGCGCACCGCGGCCAAGGTCTCCAAGATATGCAACGACCTGCGCCTGATGTCCTCAGGGCCGCGCGCGGGCCTGAACGAGATCAACCTGCCGCAGATGCAGGCGGGCTCCTCGATCATGCCCGCCAAGGTGAACCCGGTGATCCCGGAGGTCGTCAACCAGATCTGCTTCAAGGTCTTCGGCAACGACGTGGCCGTCTGCTTCGCGGCGGAGGCGGGCCAGCTGGAGCTCAACGTCATGGAGCCGGCCCTGTCGCAGTCCATGTTCGAGTCCCTGCACCTGCTCACCCGGGGCCTGGACATCCTGCGCACCCGGTGCGTGGACGGCATCACCGCCAACGTGGAGGTCTGCCGCGACGAGGTGCTGCGCTCCATCGGCATCGTGACCTACCTCAACGACGTGATCGGCCACCACCTGGGGGACGTGATCGGCAAGGAGTGCGCCCGCTCTGGGCGCTCCGTGCGCGAGGTCGCCTTGGAGATGGGCGTGCTGGGGGAGGAGGAGCTGGACAGGATCCTGTCCACCGAGAACCTCATCCACCCCCGCTACCACGGGAGGATATACGCCGAGGGCGAGCGGGGGCTGCCGGAAGGCGTGACCCTGCGCCGCGGCGAGTGA
- a CDS encoding PadR family transcriptional regulator, translating to MLELQILGFLDEGPLHGYELRRRVIQLGGPGTRLSEGALYPALTRLEHRGLVSRSVAPGARGRAKQVLSITSAGRQRLHQLLREATGPDVASTPRFMKVLAFLSRLPDPRERRTVLLRRLAVLDTPPSFFTSPEGRPQRLGGEEDPYRRGMLLTARAARNAELEWLREELGTMG from the coding sequence ATGCTTGAGCTGCAGATCCTAGGCTTCCTGGACGAGGGCCCGCTGCACGGCTACGAGCTGCGTCGTCGCGTCATTCAACTAGGCGGACCTGGTACCAGGCTGAGTGAGGGAGCACTCTACCCCGCCCTGACCCGGCTGGAGCACCGCGGCCTGGTCAGCCGCTCCGTGGCCCCCGGGGCCCGCGGCCGCGCCAAGCAGGTGCTGTCCATAACCTCAGCGGGCCGCCAGCGCCTGCACCAGCTGCTGCGGGAGGCTACCGGCCCCGACGTCGCCTCCACCCCCCGCTTCATGAAGGTACTGGCCTTCCTGTCCAGGCTGCCCGACCCCCGCGAGCGGCGCACCGTGCTGCTGCGGCGGCTGGCGGTGCTGGACACGCCGCCGTCCTTCTTCACCAGCCCGGAGGGGCGGCCCCAGCGCCTGGGCGGAGAGGAGGACCCCTACCGGCGGGGCATGCTGCTGACCGCCCGGGCGGCGCGCAACGCGGAGCTGGAGTGGCTGCGCGAGGAGCTGGGCACCATGGGCTAG
- a CDS encoding ABC transporter ATP-binding protein has translation MSSSIEFDAVTKRYPGVSAPAVSGFSARLTAGTTTVLLGSSGCGKTTLMRMVNRMVEPTGGRVLLDGEDVRGQDPVCLRRSIGYVLQNAGLLPHRRVLDNITLVPRLKGEVREDCTQRAYELLDLLGLDRALASRYPHELSGGQAQRVGVARALAADPGVLLMDEPFGAVDPLVRRELQTELIRLQAELSKTILFVTHDVGEALALGDEIFLLRKGAQVAQRGTGPELLANPADDFVASFLGLDDAERQLSLLEIAGQRVVADSAGRAIGRLAPQSGSSTGSGRGAEAGDGVGSTPGPSPVVAPDGGPGEDHA, from the coding sequence ATGAGCAGCAGTATCGAGTTCGATGCCGTAACCAAGCGCTACCCCGGGGTATCCGCCCCAGCCGTCTCCGGCTTCTCCGCCAGGCTCACCGCTGGCACCACCACGGTGCTCCTGGGATCCTCCGGCTGTGGCAAGACCACGCTTATGCGGATGGTGAACCGCATGGTCGAGCCCACCGGCGGCCGGGTGCTGCTGGACGGGGAGGACGTGCGTGGCCAGGACCCAGTGTGCCTGCGCCGCTCCATCGGCTACGTGCTCCAGAACGCCGGCCTGCTGCCGCACCGGCGCGTGCTGGACAACATCACCCTGGTCCCCCGGCTCAAGGGCGAGGTCCGGGAGGACTGCACGCAGCGGGCCTACGAGCTGCTGGACCTGCTGGGCCTGGACCGGGCCCTGGCCAGCCGCTACCCGCACGAGCTCTCCGGCGGACAGGCCCAGCGCGTCGGCGTCGCCCGCGCCCTGGCGGCAGACCCCGGTGTGCTCCTCATGGACGAGCCCTTCGGGGCGGTGGACCCGCTGGTGCGGCGTGAGCTCCAGACAGAGCTGATCCGGCTGCAGGCGGAGCTGTCCAAGACCATCCTGTTCGTCACGCACGACGTCGGGGAGGCGCTGGCCCTGGGGGACGAGATCTTCCTGCTGCGCAAGGGTGCCCAGGTGGCCCAGCGGGGCACCGGCCCCGAGCTGCTGGCCAACCCGGCGGACGACTTCGTCGCCAGCTTCCTGGGCCTGGACGACGCCGAGCGCCAGCTCAGCCTCCTGGAGATCGCCGGGCAGCGGGTGGTGGCGGACTCCGCGGGCCGTGCCATCGGACGCCTCGCCCCGCAGAGCGGGTCCAGCACGGGGAGCGGGAGAGGCGCGGAGGCCGGGGACGGCGTCGGCAGCACACCTGGCCCCAGCCCCGTCGTGGCGCCTGACGGCGGCCCGGGTGAGGACCACGCATGA